In Eriocheir sinensis breed Jianghai 21 chromosome 45, ASM2467909v1, whole genome shotgun sequence, the following proteins share a genomic window:
- the LOC126980708 gene encoding transcription factor GAGA-like isoform X1: MTEEILSLKWNNHHTTFFHVLSSVRLKEAYSDATVACEGKFFPVHKLVMSSCSDYFEQIFQVVQCRHPVIVLKDITYQHMDLLLSYMYLGEVKVARGDLQGLLRAAECLRIKGLAVPDESPVKEEMSPSVTESEGDPSPPRKRLRAEEVVSPQEITHIPTPQSQNPATATTTTDFSSQYQDQENREFFDLQVQPFGDPVNVVKDEVKYEMQENANMAKGTGVPVSQNMVPAAGVGTHGTHQPHTGQEPLFAWSHPEGNHQNNMNYPMNVLPNTLPELNLFSCLQNNDPGNNRISSLKCAYCEKMFIYPAKLASHLRTHTGEKPFACPYCPYRATQQGNLNRHVKIKHYVEQGN, translated from the exons ATGACGGAGGAAATTTTATCTCTCAAGTGGAACAACCACCATACAACATTTTTTCATGTCTTATCAAGTGTCAGACTAAAG GAAGCGTACTCTGATGCCACGGTGGCATGTGAGGGCAAGTTCTTTCCAGTGCACAAGTTGGTCATGTCTTCGTGCAGTGACTACTTTGAGCAGATCTTCCAGGTGGTACAGTGCCGACACCCTGTCATTGTGCTCAAGGACATCACTTACCAACACATGGACCTGCTCCTCAGCTACATGTACCTGGGGGAGGTCAAG GTAGCTCGAGGGGATCTGCAAGGGCTGCTTAGAGCTGCTGAGTGTCTCAGGATCAAGGGTCTGGCTGTTCCTGATGAATCTCCAGTGAAAGAGGAAATGTCCCCCTCAGTCACCGAGTCAGAAGGGGATCCCAGCCCTCCTAGAAAACGATTGAGAGCTGAGGAGGTAGTCAGTCCTCAAGAAATAACTCATATTCCCACCCCACAGTCCCAGAATCCTGCCACTGCCACTACAACTACGGATTTCTCTTCTCAATACCAAGACCAGGAAAATAGGGAATTCTTCGACTTACAG GTTCAGCCCTTCGGAGACCCAGTGAATGTtgtgaaagatgaagtgaagtatGAAATGCAGGAGAATGCCAACATGGCCAAGGGAACAGGAGTGCCAGTGAGCCAGAACATGGTACCAGCAGCAGGTGTTGGCACCCATGGCACCCACCAACCCCATACAGGACAG GAACCATTGTTTGCGTGGAGTCATCCTGAAGGGAATCACCAGAACAACATGAACTACCCCATGAACGTGCTGCCCAACACACTGCCCGAACTCAACTTG TTCTCTTGTCTCCAGAACAATGACCCTGGGAACAATCGAATAAGTTCACTCAAATGTGCATACTGTGAGAAGATGTTCATCTACCCTGCAAAGCTGGCAAGCCACTTAAGAACACACACGGGCGAGAAGCCGTTTGCGTGTCCTTACTGCCCTTACCGAGCCACGCAGCAAGGCAACCTCAACCGTCACGTCAAAATCAAGCACTATGTAGAGCAAGGCAACTGA
- the LOC126980708 gene encoding transcription factor GAGA-like isoform X2 has translation MTEEILSLKWNNHHTTFFHVLSSVRLKEAYSDATVACEGKFFPVHKLVMSSCSDYFEQIFQVVQCRHPVIVLKDITYQHMDLLLSYMYLGEVKVARGDLQGLLRAAECLRIKGLAVPDESPVKEEMSPSVTESEGDPSPPRKRLRAEEVVSPQEITHIPTPQSQNPATATTTTDFSSQYQDQENREFFDLQVQPFGDPVNVVKDEVKYEMQENANMAKGTGVPVSQNMVPAAGVGTHGTHQPHTGQEPLFAWSHPEGNHQNNMNYPMNVLPNTLPELNLNNDPGNNRISSLKCAYCEKMFIYPAKLASHLRTHTGEKPFACPYCPYRATQQGNLNRHVKIKHYVEQGN, from the exons ATGACGGAGGAAATTTTATCTCTCAAGTGGAACAACCACCATACAACATTTTTTCATGTCTTATCAAGTGTCAGACTAAAG GAAGCGTACTCTGATGCCACGGTGGCATGTGAGGGCAAGTTCTTTCCAGTGCACAAGTTGGTCATGTCTTCGTGCAGTGACTACTTTGAGCAGATCTTCCAGGTGGTACAGTGCCGACACCCTGTCATTGTGCTCAAGGACATCACTTACCAACACATGGACCTGCTCCTCAGCTACATGTACCTGGGGGAGGTCAAG GTAGCTCGAGGGGATCTGCAAGGGCTGCTTAGAGCTGCTGAGTGTCTCAGGATCAAGGGTCTGGCTGTTCCTGATGAATCTCCAGTGAAAGAGGAAATGTCCCCCTCAGTCACCGAGTCAGAAGGGGATCCCAGCCCTCCTAGAAAACGATTGAGAGCTGAGGAGGTAGTCAGTCCTCAAGAAATAACTCATATTCCCACCCCACAGTCCCAGAATCCTGCCACTGCCACTACAACTACGGATTTCTCTTCTCAATACCAAGACCAGGAAAATAGGGAATTCTTCGACTTACAG GTTCAGCCCTTCGGAGACCCAGTGAATGTtgtgaaagatgaagtgaagtatGAAATGCAGGAGAATGCCAACATGGCCAAGGGAACAGGAGTGCCAGTGAGCCAGAACATGGTACCAGCAGCAGGTGTTGGCACCCATGGCACCCACCAACCCCATACAGGACAG GAACCATTGTTTGCGTGGAGTCATCCTGAAGGGAATCACCAGAACAACATGAACTACCCCATGAACGTGCTGCCCAACACACTGCCCGAACTCAACTTG AACAATGACCCTGGGAACAATCGAATAAGTTCACTCAAATGTGCATACTGTGAGAAGATGTTCATCTACCCTGCAAAGCTGGCAAGCCACTTAAGAACACACACGGGCGAGAAGCCGTTTGCGTGTCCTTACTGCCCTTACCGAGCCACGCAGCAAGGCAACCTCAACCGTCACGTCAAAATCAAGCACTATGTAGAGCAAGGCAACTGA